In Spinacia oleracea cultivar Varoflay chromosome 5, BTI_SOV_V1, whole genome shotgun sequence, a single window of DNA contains:
- the LOC110794477 gene encoding transcription factor MYB1R1 produces the protein MAKEDATAGTDGGFMLFGVRVVTESMRKSVSLNNLSQYEHRLDSSSSNDVVPAVTAGYASADDAVVANRSSTTAAGVSRERKRGVPWTEDEHKLFLQGLQKVGKGDWRGISRNFVKTRTPTQVASHAQKYFLRRSNLNRRRRRSSLFDITTDTVTNQSNDQQVVINKENNNGGSQSPQQQSSNSEISNLRFSSTAAPIYPLTTSFGHLPPQVVVDHEMKAVEGPVSASSSSKSMVDFDLNQNDSSSLSLSLSLSMTASDLANSRYPAFQLMQGFNNGDSIIRVA, from the exons ATGGCGAAGGAGGATGCCACGGCGGGGACTGATGGTGGGTTTATGTTGTTCGGTGTTCGTGTGGTGACTGAATCCATGAGGAAGAGTGTTTCTCTTAATAATCTCTCTCAGTATGAACATCGCCTAGACTCTTCTTCCTCTAACGACGTTGTTCCTGCTGTTACTGCTGGTTACGCTTCCGCCGATGATGCTGTCGTCGCGAATCGTTCTTCCACCACCGCTGCTGGTGTTAGCCGCGAGCGCAAGCGAG GGGTTCCATGGACGGAGGATGAACACAAACTGTTTCTGCAAGGGTTACAGAAGGTAGGCAAAGGAGATTGGCGAGGAATCTCTAGAAACTTCGTCAAAACACGAACGCCAACGCAAGTTGCGAGTCACGCTCAGAAGTATTTCCTTCGACGAAGCAATCTGAACCGTCGTCGTCGTAGATCTAGCCTCTTCGACATCACCACTGATACg GTTACTAATCAATCAAATGATCAACAAGTCGTGATCAACAAGGAAAACAACAACGGAGGCTCTCAATCTCCACAACAACAATCATCGAATTCAGAGATCtcgaatttgagattttcatcAACTGCAGCTCCGATCTATCCATTAACGACATCATTCGGTCATCTACCTCCTCAAGTAGTAGTTGATCATGAGATGAAGGCAGTTGAGGGACCAGTTTCagcgagcagcagcagcaaatCAATGGTGGATTTCGATCTAAACCAGAATGACTCATCATCTTTATCCctgtcactttctctctccatgACTGCATCGGATCTCGCAAATTCGAGGTATCCAGCGTTTCAGCTTATGCAAGGGTTCAACAATGGTGATAGTATCATCAGAGTGGCTTAA